The following are encoded in a window of Sinomonas cyclohexanicum genomic DNA:
- a CDS encoding branched-chain amino acid ABC transporter permease: METVIQLIVDGLSTGSVYAALALAIVLVNQATGLINFAQGGLAVLSAYLAFAFAQAGVPLVLAVLIAVVLSFAIGALVERFLIRRFERGDPDTAVVVTIGLLTLVTGIAAVAWGYNNLQFPSLFPLTSVNILGAVVSVRSLATTVTIVVIMVLLQLMFLRTKLGLALRAVADNPGSAALSGLPVGRLLMVGWGLAAALGAIAGALVAPQLTLTPGMLDSALVYALAAVILGGLDSPIGAVTAAWAIGVLENLVSVYVPLIGHDLKIAVPFVLIFVILIVRPQGLFGRKVVVRV, from the coding sequence ATGGAGACCGTGATCCAGCTCATCGTGGACGGCCTCTCGACGGGCTCGGTCTACGCCGCGCTCGCCCTCGCGATCGTGCTCGTCAACCAGGCCACTGGCCTGATCAACTTCGCCCAGGGCGGCCTCGCGGTGCTCTCGGCATACCTCGCCTTCGCGTTCGCGCAGGCCGGGGTGCCGCTCGTGCTCGCGGTGCTGATCGCCGTCGTGCTCTCCTTCGCGATCGGCGCGCTCGTCGAGCGGTTTCTCATCCGCCGGTTCGAGCGCGGCGACCCGGACACGGCCGTGGTCGTGACGATCGGCCTGCTCACGCTCGTGACCGGCATCGCCGCTGTCGCGTGGGGCTACAACAACCTCCAGTTCCCCTCGCTGTTCCCGCTCACGAGCGTCAACATCCTGGGTGCGGTGGTGAGCGTCCGCTCGCTCGCGACGACCGTGACGATCGTGGTCATCATGGTCCTGCTCCAGCTGATGTTCCTGCGCACCAAGCTCGGGCTCGCGCTGCGGGCCGTCGCCGACAATCCGGGCTCCGCCGCCCTCTCGGGCCTGCCGGTGGGCCGGCTGCTCATGGTCGGGTGGGGCCTGGCCGCCGCGCTCGGCGCGATCGCGGGCGCGCTCGTAGCGCCCCAGCTCACCCTCACGCCGGGGATGCTCGATTCCGCCCTCGTGTACGCCCTCGCCGCCGTGATCCTCGGCGGGCTGGACAGCCCGATCGGGGCCGTCACGGCGGCATGGGCGATCGGCGTGCTCGAGAACCTCGTCTCGGTATACGTGCCGCTGATCGGGCACGACCTCAAGATCGCCGTGCCGTTCGTGCTCATCTTCGTGATCCTGATCGTCCGTCCCCAAGGCCTGTTCGGGCGGAAGGTCGTGGTGCGCGTCTGA
- a CDS encoding ABC transporter ATP-binding protein: MTLLDLEGVTASYGPVQVLDGVSLTVPEGGAVGILGANGAGKTTTLRAISGTVRTGGRIRFNGRDIRGLRPDRVASLGIAHVPEGRGTLGQLTVRENLRVGAYLRKDRKRIGADIDYCLDLFPQLRNRIGSRAAALSGGEQQMLAVGRAFMAKPTLLLLDEASLGLAPSTAKTVYEAIRRLRLESGIAMLVVEQNALLAFSLVDTATVLETGRNVLTGSSAELKGMDEIRRAYLGG, translated from the coding sequence ATGACGCTGCTTGATCTCGAGGGCGTCACGGCCTCCTACGGTCCCGTCCAGGTGCTCGACGGGGTCTCCCTGACCGTGCCCGAGGGCGGTGCCGTGGGCATCCTCGGCGCCAACGGGGCCGGAAAGACCACCACGCTGCGCGCCATCAGCGGCACCGTGCGCACGGGCGGGCGCATCCGATTCAACGGCCGGGACATCCGCGGGCTCCGGCCGGACAGGGTCGCCTCGCTCGGGATCGCGCACGTCCCCGAGGGGCGCGGGACGCTTGGGCAGCTCACCGTGCGCGAGAACCTGCGGGTCGGCGCGTACCTGCGCAAGGACCGCAAGCGGATCGGTGCGGACATCGACTACTGCCTCGACCTGTTCCCCCAGCTCCGGAACCGCATCGGCTCCCGCGCCGCCGCGCTCTCCGGGGGCGAGCAGCAGATGCTCGCCGTGGGCCGGGCGTTCATGGCCAAGCCCACCCTCCTCCTGCTCGACGAGGCGTCCCTCGGGCTCGCCCCGAGCACCGCGAAGACGGTGTACGAGGCCATCCGCCGGCTGCGCCTCGAATCCGGCATCGCAATGCTCGTGGTCGAGCAGAACGCGCTCCTCGCCTTCTCCCTCGTCGACACGGCCACCGTGCTCGAGACGGGGCGCAATGTCCTCACCGGTTCCTCGGCCGAGCTCAAGGGCATGGACGAGATCCGTCGAGCCTATCTGGGGGGATAA
- a CDS encoding ABC transporter ATP-binding protein has product MAARLSLNDVNLHFGGVKVLEGVSFDVEPGVIFGLVGPNGAGKTSLFNCISGHYRPSSGSITIDGTEVVGRAPSHLARLGLARTFQHPALQLRATVLENVLLGGHIRLPGGPVEWALGLPHTARAERAIRAEALEMLDAAGLGWAANLPADELSHGLHKGIELWRALLARPSLLLLDEPAAGLSHAEVTQLIDTVRKVREEQDITVVIVEHHMGLISALTDRVVVLDHGRKLMEGTAAEAQSDPRVIEAYLGKDAADDAA; this is encoded by the coding sequence ATGGCCGCTCGCCTGAGCCTGAATGACGTCAACCTGCACTTCGGCGGCGTCAAGGTCCTCGAAGGCGTGAGCTTCGACGTCGAGCCGGGCGTCATCTTCGGGCTCGTGGGGCCCAACGGCGCTGGCAAGACGTCCCTCTTCAACTGCATCAGCGGCCACTACCGGCCCAGCTCGGGCTCGATCACGATCGACGGCACGGAGGTGGTGGGGCGCGCGCCGTCGCACCTCGCCCGCCTCGGGCTGGCCCGCACGTTCCAGCACCCCGCACTCCAGCTGCGCGCCACGGTCCTCGAGAACGTGCTGCTCGGCGGCCACATCCGGCTCCCCGGGGGGCCGGTCGAGTGGGCGCTCGGCCTCCCCCACACCGCGCGCGCCGAGCGCGCCATCCGCGCCGAGGCACTCGAGATGCTCGACGCCGCCGGGCTGGGCTGGGCGGCCAACCTCCCCGCCGACGAGCTCTCCCACGGGCTGCACAAGGGCATCGAGCTGTGGCGGGCCCTGCTGGCCAGGCCCTCGCTCCTACTGCTCGACGAGCCGGCCGCCGGCCTCTCCCACGCGGAGGTCACCCAGCTCATCGACACCGTCAGGAAGGTGCGCGAGGAGCAGGACATCACGGTCGTCATCGTCGAGCACCACATGGGCCTCATCTCCGCGCTCACCGACCGCGTGGTGGTCCTCGACCACGGGCGCAAGCTCATGGAGGGCACGGCGGCAGAGGCGCAGTCCGATCCGCGCGTGATCGAGGCGTACCTCGGGAAGGACGCCGCGGATGACGCTGCTTGA
- a CDS encoding GntR family transcriptional regulator, translating to MAAEAVGSTAAETRVTDLIRNAIVRGEFAPNQRLIEADLSDSFSASRATVRTALLELAGEGLVERLPNKGSRVRAVSFEEAIEILEVRIGVEGLCAAKAAERLTDAEAAEFAGLRAAMFAAVAEGDLVEYASLHQHLDARVRALSHHITASDVLARLHAQSIRHQFKLSSKPARAKVSVLEHAAIIDAILARNPEAAERAVRTHLLSVIGALRELTA from the coding sequence ATGGCGGCGGAAGCGGTGGGCAGCACTGCCGCGGAGACGCGGGTCACGGACCTCATCCGCAACGCGATCGTGCGCGGCGAGTTCGCGCCCAACCAGCGCCTCATCGAGGCAGACCTGAGCGACTCCTTCTCCGCGAGCCGCGCCACCGTTCGGACTGCTCTGCTCGAGCTGGCGGGAGAGGGCCTCGTGGAGCGCCTGCCCAACAAGGGCTCGCGGGTCCGAGCCGTCTCCTTCGAAGAGGCAATCGAGATCCTCGAGGTGCGCATCGGCGTCGAGGGCCTGTGTGCCGCCAAGGCCGCCGAGCGCCTCACGGACGCGGAGGCCGCGGAGTTCGCGGGCCTCCGGGCCGCCATGTTCGCTGCGGTGGCCGAGGGAGACCTCGTCGAGTACGCGAGCCTCCACCAGCACCTCGACGCCCGCGTGCGCGCGCTCAGCCACCACATCACCGCTTCCGACGTCCTCGCCCGGCTGCACGCCCAGAGCATCCGGCACCAGTTCAAGCTCTCCTCGAAGCCCGCGCGCGCCAAGGTCTCGGTCCTCGAGCACGCGGCGATCATCGACGCGATCCTCGCCCGGAACCCCGAGGCCGCGGAGCGCGCCGTGCGGACACACCTCCTCAGCGTCATCGGGGCGCTCCGCGAGCTGACCGCCTGA
- the ligM gene encoding vanillate/3-O-methylgallate O-demethylase translates to MAAKNLQEVLDAAGGTPQGTVGLLRNSPLGTYIYPVVPAEFTNWRREQKAWRETAVLYDQTHHMVNFFLKGPDALRLLTATGINSFADFPVDTAKQFVPVASNGGVIGDGILFHEAEDEYVFVGRNPVANWLQFHAETGGYDVEYTYDDRSPSRPYGQAVTRKYYRFQIQGPNAWQVIEKLASGTVEKVKFFHMGHLGIARQQVRTLRHGMAGAPGLEIWGPYDQHGAVRDAVLTAGAEFGIEPCGSRAYSSNTLESGWIPSPLPAIYTGEPERAYREWLPATGYEAVNALAGSFVSDTIEDYYLNPWELGYGSFVKFDHDFIGRDALEQLDRAAQRRKVTLAWNDEDLAAIWASFLDREGPGYQFFDLPNANYGSSNYDAVLDADGATVGLSLFTGVSANERRGLSLATVDPKVEIGTEVHVVWGEPDGGSRKTTVEPHEQLRVRAIVSPAPYAVTARKEYHGGWRTAQG, encoded by the coding sequence ATGGCCGCGAAGAATCTCCAAGAAGTCCTGGACGCCGCGGGGGGCACGCCACAGGGAACGGTCGGGCTCCTGCGGAACTCTCCACTCGGCACGTACATCTACCCCGTGGTCCCGGCGGAGTTCACCAACTGGCGGCGCGAGCAGAAGGCGTGGCGCGAGACGGCCGTCCTCTACGACCAGACCCACCACATGGTCAACTTCTTCCTCAAGGGCCCGGACGCCCTCAGGCTGCTGACGGCAACGGGAATCAACAGCTTTGCGGACTTCCCCGTGGACACCGCGAAGCAGTTCGTGCCGGTCGCGTCCAACGGCGGGGTCATCGGGGACGGCATCCTCTTCCACGAGGCCGAGGACGAGTACGTGTTCGTGGGCCGCAACCCCGTGGCCAACTGGCTCCAGTTCCACGCCGAGACCGGCGGCTACGACGTCGAGTACACGTACGACGACCGCTCGCCCTCGCGCCCCTACGGGCAGGCCGTGACGAGGAAGTACTACAGGTTCCAGATCCAGGGTCCCAATGCGTGGCAGGTGATCGAGAAGCTCGCCAGCGGAACGGTCGAGAAGGTCAAGTTCTTCCACATGGGCCACCTCGGGATCGCCAGGCAGCAGGTGCGCACCCTCCGCCATGGCATGGCCGGCGCGCCGGGCCTGGAGATCTGGGGCCCGTACGACCAGCACGGCGCGGTCCGCGACGCGGTGCTCACGGCGGGCGCCGAGTTCGGGATCGAGCCCTGCGGATCCCGTGCCTACTCCTCGAACACGCTCGAGTCCGGATGGATCCCCTCCCCGCTCCCGGCCATCTACACGGGCGAGCCCGAGCGCGCCTACCGCGAGTGGCTCCCGGCCACCGGCTACGAGGCGGTCAACGCCCTCGCCGGCTCGTTCGTCTCGGACACCATCGAGGACTACTACCTCAACCCGTGGGAGCTCGGCTACGGCTCGTTCGTGAAGTTCGACCACGACTTCATCGGCAGGGATGCCCTCGAGCAGCTCGACCGCGCCGCGCAGCGCCGCAAGGTCACGCTCGCGTGGAACGATGAGGACCTCGCCGCCATCTGGGCGTCCTTCCTGGACCGGGAGGGCCCCGGCTACCAGTTCTTCGACCTGCCCAACGCGAACTACGGGTCCTCGAACTACGACGCGGTGCTCGACGCCGACGGTGCGACCGTGGGACTCTCGCTCTTCACCGGCGTCTCGGCGAACGAGCGCCGCGGCCTCTCGCTCGCGACCGTGGACCCGAAGGTTGAGATCGGCACCGAGGTCCACGTGGTGTGGGGCGAGCCGGACGGCGGCTCCCGCAAGACGACCGTCGAGCCGCACGAGCAGCTGCGCGTGCGCGCGATCGTGAGCCCCGCGCCCTACGCGGTCACGGCCCGGAAGGAGTACCACGGCGGCTGGCGCACGGCCCAGGGCTGA
- a CDS encoding aldehyde dehydrogenase family protein → MTETLNTKAPVTTGLYIGGTERQTEATLEVADPGKPGTVVGHAAAASPRDVDDAIAAAKAAYPAWSALSPQERAAQMAAAIQGIAESRDADAAILSQENGKIRIEAWVDSLVFEIRWNLALALADEVDASNVLAPAPGIPVTTTVAYQPLGVVTVIVPFNWPIAILGASLPHALLAGNTAIVKPPPTTPLATTRVVQRVAEKLPPGVLNVVTGKDADMSALITSPDIAKVCFTGSVAGGKRIMQMASGSLTRVTLELGGNDPAVVLEDATLDDAELDRLYAAIFDTTGQICMNAKRIYVHRSRMDDVVAGLSSRLDKAVIGYGLDEGTTMGPLHSPVQKAFVAELIEEAKASGAEVREFGALPTEPELEGGNFLRPAIVIDPDPSLRVVTHEQFGPVIPLLPFDTEEEAVRAANDTWAGLCGSVWSADPEHANRIARQLECGYVWVNDHGATRLDLRAPFGGMKQSGFGREQGIEGVRAFQDTRSIAHLDPDALAAG, encoded by the coding sequence ATGACCGAGACACTCAACACCAAGGCGCCCGTCACCACGGGCCTGTACATCGGCGGCACCGAACGCCAGACCGAGGCGACGCTCGAGGTGGCGGACCCCGGAAAGCCGGGGACCGTCGTCGGGCACGCCGCGGCGGCAAGCCCGCGCGACGTCGACGACGCGATCGCCGCCGCGAAGGCCGCCTACCCCGCGTGGAGCGCCCTGAGCCCGCAGGAGCGTGCCGCGCAGATGGCCGCCGCGATCCAGGGGATCGCCGAGTCCCGCGACGCGGACGCCGCGATCCTGTCCCAGGAGAACGGCAAGATCCGGATCGAGGCGTGGGTGGACTCCCTCGTGTTCGAGATCCGCTGGAACCTCGCCCTCGCGCTCGCCGACGAGGTCGACGCGAGCAACGTCCTCGCACCGGCGCCGGGGATCCCGGTCACGACGACGGTCGCGTACCAGCCGCTCGGAGTCGTCACCGTGATCGTGCCGTTCAACTGGCCGATCGCCATCCTCGGGGCCTCCCTCCCGCATGCGCTCCTCGCCGGCAACACGGCCATCGTGAAGCCGCCGCCCACCACCCCGCTCGCCACGACGCGCGTGGTCCAGCGGGTCGCGGAGAAGCTGCCCCCGGGTGTCCTGAACGTCGTGACCGGCAAGGACGCAGACATGTCCGCGCTCATCACGAGCCCTGACATCGCGAAGGTGTGCTTCACGGGGAGCGTCGCGGGCGGCAAGCGCATCATGCAGATGGCTTCCGGCTCGCTCACCCGGGTGACGCTCGAGCTGGGAGGCAACGACCCCGCCGTCGTGCTCGAGGACGCGACGCTCGACGACGCGGAGCTCGACCGCCTCTACGCGGCCATCTTCGACACGACCGGCCAGATCTGCATGAATGCCAAGCGGATCTACGTCCACCGCTCGCGGATGGACGACGTCGTCGCGGGGCTGTCATCGAGGCTCGACAAGGCCGTCATCGGGTACGGGCTCGACGAGGGCACCACGATGGGGCCGCTGCATTCTCCCGTGCAGAAGGCGTTCGTCGCGGAGCTCATCGAGGAGGCGAAGGCCTCCGGAGCGGAGGTCCGCGAGTTCGGGGCGCTGCCCACGGAGCCGGAGCTGGAGGGAGGCAACTTCCTGCGCCCGGCGATCGTGATCGACCCGGACCCGTCGCTGCGCGTCGTGACCCACGAGCAGTTCGGACCCGTCATCCCGCTCCTGCCGTTCGACACTGAGGAGGAGGCCGTCAGGGCAGCCAACGACACGTGGGCCGGGCTGTGTGGCTCCGTCTGGTCGGCCGACCCCGAGCACGCCAACCGGATAGCGCGGCAGCTCGAGTGCGGGTACGTCTGGGTCAACGACCACGGCGCCACCCGCCTCGACCTCCGGGCTCCCTTCGGCGGGATGAAGCAGTCCGGGTTCGGGCGCGAGCAGGGGATCGAGGGGGTCCGGGCGTTCCAGGACACCCGCTCGATCGCCCACCTCGACCCCGACGCCCTCGCCGCCGGCTGA